AGCGGAACACAACCGAGACATAAACACACCCGGACATCTTGTTCTAAAACTAACATTTGTGGTTAATTAATGTCCACTAATAGTACATCTCCAGCCTGTCGCTCCCATGCCTTGCTTGTGATTCATCTTTTCATCCAACTTTCTCGTGCTGATGGCACGCATGAgggttatttctttttcctatTGGAAAAGAAGCATTTTCCGAGGGCGAACTTCATTAGAAATGCCATTGCTATCTTCATCGAGCAAACGTTCCAAGACATATTGATTGGGATGCATCGATTGATGTGTGTTACCGAGAAAAACGAATCTTCTACTGACAATCCCAGCCCTACCATCCGGTCCTAGCGAACTTTATGCGCCCACGTACCAGTAATTGGATAGCGTTTCGTGGAACCAGACTCGCACCAAATATGAGGACGATGACAGATTTCGTCGAAATTGCTTTCGGATTCTGGTGAACTTTTGCTGGCACTGGCCGGGAGCCGTTATTACACTGCACAACGAACGAACTTTCACCGCTCAACAGGTGCCTGCCTTATGTGCTTTCATTTGTCAGCAATTGATAACCTTCCACTCGAATTGAATTGCTTGTCTGGCATCCAGGGTATTTTTCAGGTGCTTTTTTGGCCAAAACGTATCGAAACCATAAAACACGGAAGGTTGCGCTCCGCTCGGGGTGTACTGCTGGCGTTTGCTGTATCAGCCGCCTATCAGTCCACGTTTACTCATTCATTCATAAAGTGAAGAGTAAAGTTGTTTACACCGAGCGTGTCGTCCGCGTGCCGTCGCGGGTCGTCGTCGCTGTTCGGCGACGCGTACGTATGCAAATATGGACGCACGTTCGATACCTCTGTTCCACGCGCTTTGCTGTCGCCCGATGTACCGAAGTGTACCACGGTACAGGGTTACGGACCTGCCCTCTTCAAACAACAACGCATTTCGTACTGGATATGGTGGTCGTCTCGCTAGATCGAGAAGTTTGTTCTTGATTTCTGTTTTACTGTGTCATCGAATTTAGAATGATGCATCGATCGTGGAAGTCTAAAGTCCTCCTGAGGGAGAAACAGTAGCTCTTGgtcattttttcatacaaCCGAATGTTGTGGCGCTTTTCTTGCATTGCTCGGAATTCTGGGAAGTTTTTGCCCCAACCCGGTCTGCAGATTCACGGGATCACGATTGACACGCTTCGTGCGTCATCGGCGTTCACGGTGCGCGGCACGTTCGAGCATCAACCGATGAACCGTGGCCACGGAATGTTTACATATTGATTTGTAGCAGCAGGCCCGATGCTCTTGCGGTAACCACCGTACTATTGATTCGCGATAAGAAACTTCCGTCAGCGAGGCAGGATTGATAGGAGAAGCGGTGAAGGGAGCGAGTAGAAGACGAGGCTAACATCGTTCCAATGTGCTGTGTGCACAGTGAGCACGAGACTTTCATATGCGCATGCTTGGACTCATTTACTCAGGTTGAATCGTTATGAATCGCCGCTTATCAGAGTAGATGCTGAGCGAGTCGCCAGGACCGTCGCCTGCGCAAACTTCTCACGAGCGATCTTCATGTTTCGTTGGATGCACGGACCGGTTCTGCAGAGTAATATATCACATTATGATGCTTTATTTCCACAGGTTTTATCGCGTGGTGAGCGATCAGTTATCAACCAAACGCACAGCAATGGGACGTGCGAAGGCAATACACCGTGCGGTTGGGCAGTTTACGTCCCGTCGACAAGAGCCATCGAAAACTTCATGAAAAATACGTAAGTGTTGCGCCCAGTGTTATGTGAGCCCAGCCATACTTGGTGTGCTCATTATGTCCTCTTTCTACAACATCTTCAAATCATGTATCACCCCACGTTTGATGATAGGTGCGATTGTGAGAATCAGCTGCAGTGCGTCCGAACGGATGATGATGTGTCGATCAGTGCGTACGTCTACCGCTGTCGGGAGCATCCGCCGAAGGCAAAGTCTGTACCCGCGTCCTGATCAGCTCGGCCGGACGCCATCATGCACTGGAATTCCACCGTGGCAGCACGCCCCAGCTTTACGTCCGGAACGCGGTCAATCCTGTGAAACCGAGATCGCGAGTGTGTGCATACTATGTAACTACTAAGCACCCAAACCTCCAACCATATTACAACCGAAAGGAAAGCACTATATAACACTAGCCGCTGATAACAGCGAGCTGTGCTCTCAAATGTAGCTATGTAAGAATTTGAAAgccaatattttaaaataacgaCACGCGAATGGAAAACGCAATTCACCGTGCACCACCGAATCGCTACGGTTgatggtaaaatatttaaaatttatttatattcgcTTACTTGTTTACTCGTTTTTAAAATTCTTCCCCTTCATTGTTGCGTATCTGATATGGCTCCATGTCCGCCTCTCCCGCAGCGCCTTTATGtcagcagctttttttttatttttgacgaacatggtttaattattttaatggtaAGCTAGATGTAACACCTAAATATGCTCATTACACATGCTGCGCCGAAGGGAAACACAGGAGATGCAACCTGGTTCAGGCACATCTTCACATCATTTGCTTTACAGGACGACGTCATATTGACGCCATCTGCTCACGTTCGGTATGACCCTACTCACCCCcctaaaaaaaactgtgcacatacacaccacaAAGCCAATATTGTGTACCATCAAAAACCCAAACTGTTCGTACGCACTTTGTTTGCGaagaacaaaaccaatttgtgTCATGAGTAGTTAACAGGTGGTCCATGGTTATTACAAGGACGTTAAATAAATCGCTCCCTATCTTTGGAAAAGACTTGCACGAACTGTACTGTAGAATGGATGGAGCCGTAACGAACGCCAAACATCAAGGCACGCCGTTGTCCGCACAACGAACAAAACCATCCATCAGCTCCACTCGCCTAGTTACGTAAGACAATGTTAGCCGTTAAAGTGAATGAAAGATTCTTCTATGAGAAACAAAATACCTAATAGGAATCTCCCGGCCCGTGCGCCCTTCCGGTGCATGGaacacctgttttttttttttgttttgtttttgaaattcaCGCGTACTTAAAGACGATGCATCGGACAGTTGCTACAGTGCAAACTAATTAACGATAAGCGTTCAATCGGGAATGCTGCTTGGTAGGAAAGACACGCACGAAACGGTTAACTAGCTGCTCCCACTACCCTTACAACTATACGCAACCGCACATGGATCACATAGAACACATACAACATATAGAACACATACAACACTTCAAATGCTTCAACAAATTGTAACAGCTTTTACAGTCAGTATTCGAAACGTTTCCActcaaaagagagaaagagagagagaaagagaaagagagaaaaccaGTTGCTACTCCATATTAGCGTTTCCTATAGTGAGGGATATCCGATTACCTGCTCAGTACGATCAGATCTGTGGATTGGTCTGCAAACAGGCGTTAGTAGTAGGCCGACTATCAGGAAAGAAttcaaaatgatgaaataaacACCTAATCAGAAGCAGCAAGCTACAATCGCGCCATTACTCTTAATTATGTAAATCCGAACAACACGTTATAACTTaccgcacaaaacaaaccagcagCGATAATTCTTCCCTACAAACAGCTTAAGGTTGTTTCCGCAGCAACGATTGGCTGGGTGAGAACACTGGGGGATACTTACATTTTGTTTACTAAgctgtgtgtttcttttttttttttgttgcttcgtaTCCCAATGTCTTCTAATCAACGTACAAACGTGCGTGTTGGCGAGGCTCTTCCGGCTTGGTAGGGTAGAAAATTCCAGCACAGAAGAACAAACTAGAACTGGAAGAACCAACTTTTCCATAGTTTGTACGCAGAGAGATACTACGCAGATGATGGTACGCATGATTCACGGCCCTCGCTGCGTAGCCTTGAAACGGTACCGGAGACAGGGAAGGGCACGGTGTCCCAAACGCCCAACCCCCGGGACCGATTAGAACCGTGAGCTCGGAAGGGGCTGTGGAAACTGCAGTGGGCAGAGCGGCGTGCCTAGCATGATAAGACAGTACCAGTTAAGACCCAGATTGTTGACCCGAATAGTGCGGTGGGTACAGGAGTACTCCGGTTTCGATCGCTTCGACCGAGTTGGATTTTTGGAGCAGAGTTGCAGTTGGCCGGATCTCAGTATCTTTTTGCCTTCCTTCTATCACTTAATTGATACATCAGCGAGAACTTCTGGATGACCTAGCCGCATGGCGTGCGGTTAATGGCCGATCAACATCAGTGCAAAGACGCAGTTGTCTCTTAGGTCATCTTAGGATTTAGACAACAATCTGAGGACATCGAGCGTGTGAATAGCTCGCAAAGGCTCGTGCGGTGGCAAGCACCAGAGCGCCCTATCGAACATTTATGCTACACCGATTGATGGACAGTTTGGACGGACGTGTCATAGCATTGATCGGTCACTATCGCGCGTCCGCACACGCTCGTACGATTATGGCGATAGGGATATTGTGAAACTTTCTTCTACTGCGACTCATGCTACTATCAGCATCGGCGTATAGTACAAAGCATTTCAACTCCATTGACGTACTCTGTGTCTTTCGTCGCCTTGCATCCTTAAAAGCGTCCCACTAAGGACCAAAGTTCACTAGCTGCCGGCACTACTACCGCGCTGCGATGTTGCAACAGGGCGAG
This region of Anopheles marshallii chromosome 2, idAnoMarsDA_429_01, whole genome shotgun sequence genomic DNA includes:
- the LOC128708720 gene encoding uncharacterized protein LOC128708720, producing the protein MAHKLVSCSACVLVVLVVLSTVSVSRQASLSLRVLSRGERSVINQTHSNGTCEGNTPCGWAVYVPSTRAIENFMKNTCDCENQLQCVRTDDDVSISAYVYRCREHPPKAKSVPAS